The Hevea brasiliensis isolate MT/VB/25A 57/8 chromosome 1, ASM3005281v1, whole genome shotgun sequence genome has a window encoding:
- the LOC110632463 gene encoding aluminum-activated malate transporter 2-like, producing the protein MASPNPENGCLNKLKALPQNIWNKVVEKANKAKKMAKDDPRKIIHSLKVGLALTLVSLFFYFKPTYDGFGVSAMWAVLTVIVVFEYSAGATMGRGLNRMLATLIGSSLGFGAHWIATHSGKTGEPILIGIFVFIFAGIVTFVRFFPEMKARYDYGLLILVLTFCLISVSGYRDDEVIHMAHKRVTTIVIGSIISVVICILICPVWIGEDLHNSIAGNLEKLGNFLEGFGSEYFGTSEGGQANNTNKSFLQGYKSVLASKSSEETMANLARWEPCHGRFRFRHPWKQYLKVGTLARECAYKVDALNCYLHAETQTPMEMRRKIKEMCARISSETGKALKELASTVKTMTKSSKEDTHIANSKEAVEDLKCMLKTGLWEDALVLEIIPAAAVASLLIDIITRTEKIAESVQELALLAHFKSPNTTSTSRQQHLLHRGTIQPTSDRSNHIIVIDMPASE; encoded by the exons ATGGCGTCTCCAAATCCTGAGAATGGGTGCTTGAATAAGCTTAAGGCATTGCCTCAAAACATATGGAATAAGGTGGTTGAGAAAGCTAACAAAGCAAAGAAAATGGCAAAAGATGATCCTAGAAAGATTATTCATTCGTTAAAAGTAGGACTTGCTCTTACTTTGGTTTCCTTGTTCTTCTACTTCAAGCCAACTTATGATGGTTTTGGTGTCTCTGCTATGTGGGCTGTTTTAACTGTTATTGTAGTCTTTGAGTACTCCGCAG GTGCAACAATGGGAAGAGGATTGAATAGGATGTTGGCTACATTGATAGGAAGTTCTCTAGGTTTTGGAGCTCACTGGATAGCAACTCATTCTGGAAAGACTGGAGAGCCCATTCTAATTGGAATTTTTGTGTTTATATTTG CTGGAATAGTTACATTTGTACGATTTTTCCCAGAAATGAAAGCGAGATACGATTACGGGCTGCTGATACTCGTGTTGACCTTCTGCTTGATATCTGTGTCTGGTTATAGAGATGATGAGGTGATACACATGGCTCACAAGAGAGTCACAACAATTGTTATTGGTAGCATTATTTCTGTGGTTATTTGCATTTTAATCTGTCCTGTATGGATCGGAGAAGATCTTCATAATTCAATCGCTGGAAATTTGGAGAAACTTGGAAACTTCTTAGAAG GATTTGGAAGTGAATACTTTGGAACATCTGAGGGTGGGCAAGCTAATAACACCAACAAGTCATTTCTTCAAGGATATAAAAGTGTTTTAGCTTCAAAAAGCAGCGAAGAAACCATG GCTAATTTAGCAAGATGGGAACCATGTCATGGTCGATTCAGGTTCCGTCATCCTTGGAAACAATACCTGAAAGTTGGAACCTTAGCTCGTGAATGCGCCTACAAAGTTGACGCTCTTAACTGCTACCTTCACGCCGAGACCCAA ACACCAATGGAAATGCGAAGGAAAATTAAAGAGATGTGCGCAAGGATCAGCTCAGAAACTGGCAAGGCATTGAAGGAATTAGCATCAACAGTTAAAACAATGACAAAATCATCAAAGGAAGATACCCACATAGCCAACTCAAAAGAAGCTGTAGAAGACCTCAAGTGCATGCTTAAAACTGGCTTGTGGGAGGACGCTTTGGTTCTAGAGATTATTCCAGCTGCTGCTGTAGCTTCACTATTGATTGATATTATCACACGCACAGAAAAGATTGCTGAGTCTGTTCAGGAACTAGCCTTGCTTGCTCATTTCAAAAGCCCAAACACTACATCAACCTCACGTCAACAACATTTACTTCATAGAGGAACAATACAACCAACTTCGGATAGATCGAATCACATTATTGTCATTGATATGCCAGCTTCAGAGTAA